CGTTGATAATCTTGGTTTTTGGCTTGCTCCTGTCGGATTCGTCCCCACTAGTCTTCTTTCTTAGCCATCCTACAATTTTATCTTTAATTTTACTCAGCATGTGGTATGTCCATTCGATCAGAGCGAGCGCTGCTGTTAGAATCGCAATTATTACTGCAATTATTTCATAAGAAATATCATAACCAAAAATATTCAAATAACCGCTGGAAATGCTTTTGACGATATCCGATACCATACTCCCATTCTGCCCATCGTCTCCAGCTTCGATCTCCTCGGCTTGGGATGAGGGCTTGCTGTCTATGATCGCCGGCTCATCGCTGGCATAAGCTGAAGACAGCACCAGTGCCAGCACCAAGAGAAGCCAGAATTTCATCTTTCCAAGATCTGCATCTTGCTATTACTTGAAAAATGCTGCGTTGGTATAAAAATTGAAGGATCCGAGGTCCTCCCTTCTCGCAGTCGAGATCCGCTGCATCGAAGGGTTGGACCCCGGATCTCTCTCCACAGCGGTTTGCGCCTACCTCCACTCCGGGGGGAAGGCGACGCAAACGACCCCGCGCTTCTCGCACTCCTCGTTGAAGATCTCCACCGCCTCCCTCGCCGGAAGCCCCTCCGCCTCAAGCTCTGCGACCCACTCTCTCGTCACGTTCGAGAAGGCCGCGTGCCAGCGCGCCTCCTCCTCGGGCGGGAGGGAGGTGAAGACGACCCCGCTCTCGTTCAGCTCAGCGATGATACTGTCGTAGGTCCCTTTCGTCATCCCGCCCGTTGTCCGGTAGGGGTTTTCGCAGACCTCCTCGATGATCCCTTTGAGGTCCTCGGGGGTCCTCTCCCAGGCGTCCTGGTTCATGAAGAGCCCCTCGCCGACGCAGCCGAAGGTGACGAGGGTGCAGTGGCGGGCGACCCCATCGAGGCCGAAGGGCTGGATCATGGAGGGGCAGGTGACGATCCCGTCTATCGTTCCATTCTCCATCGCCACCCGGACGGCGTCGAGGGGGATGAAGACCGGGACCGCCCCGAGGGCCTCGATGCACCTGGTCTGGAGGCCGCCGGGGGTTCTGATCCGCAGACCCGCGACGTCTTCGATCGTCTCGACCGGCTCATTCGTCCAGAGGTGGGAGTTGACGCAGGGGTTCACCTCCAGAACCTTCACGCCGGCGAACTCCCCCCTAAGGGCCCGGCCGTAGACGGCTCTTCCGATCTCCGTCGCCGTCTCCTTCCCCTCGATGGTCGCCGGGAGGGATAGGACGTCGGATAGGGGAAACCGTCCCGGGGTCCAGGTGAGGGTGGCGTACCCCATATCGGAACGGCCGGAGGCGACGATCTCGTAGTGATCGGGCCCCGACCCGAGGGCTCCGACGTCGAATAGGTTGCAGGAGATCCTGCCGCCGCTCCTCTCCTCCAGGGCCTGGAGGACCGGGAGCCAGACGGTCTGGACCTCGAGGCTGTCGTGGAGGTGCCAGGTGCTGAAGTTTATGCTCATCCTCCCCCCATCCTCCGGGAGGTCGGAGGGGTTGATGGTGCCGATCCCGCCGGCGACGAAGAGGCAGGCCAGGAGGATCGCCGATGGTAATCTCAAGCTCCTCATTCTCATGCTCCTCCTCCAGGTCCTCTCACCCTTTCAACCTGTTCATCCAGATGGGCGGGCTTGGGCTCTGCCGCGTGTCTCCGGTCCGGACTCGTCCGGCAAGGTCCGCCCTCATAAGCAGCTATCCCTCTCCCCATGCCTCCCTTATCTCCTCCGGAGCCGGTCGGCCTCCGCCCCCAGGATCCTCTCCAGGATGGCGAGGGCGCAGGCGTAGGTAGCCTCGATCCCCTCGTATCCGAGGCTCTTGCTGAGGAGGCTCGCCCTCTGGCTGTAGGGGGTGTCGGAGGCGTAGTGGAGGATTCCCAGGTCCAGATTGCCCCCGCCAGGGCGCCCCGAGATCTCGCCGCCACCGACCTTCCCTGGCATCCGTTCCCGGAGGGCGGAGAGGTAGGGGCCTGCCTCCATCTCGATGCTGTTGTAATCTTCCCGTTTGAACTCCTCCATCATCTCCCGGTTGTGGAGGAAGGTGCCCCTCACCGTCACAGCCTTCTGGTCGTCGAAGACGGCCGCCTCCCGGAGATGGCCCCTCACCTCTGTAAGGGTGAAGCAGTTCTCGAACTGGAAGAGCCGTCCTGAGTGGACGTCCCAGACGGCGGTCGGGATCATCACGTCCCCCAGGCGGCCGTACATCGTCGCCGCCTTCCCCATGACGTAGACTCCCCGGAGGTCCGGGAGGGCGAGGATCACCTCCGAGAGGAGGCGGTGGGCGGCGAGGCCCAGGGGGTAGTCGACGTTCAGGATCAGGGCCCGGCTCTCGGCGAGGGTGGAGGCGCCCCTGACGGGGAGCCGCCCGTCGATCCGGTCGGGATCGAGCCTCCCGATCTCGACGATCTGAGCCCGGAGGTCGAAGAACCTCGACCTCTCGTACCGCCGGATCCCCACCCCCTCCTCGGCGGATCGGAGGGCGGCGGAGAGCCTCCCGCCGGACCGGAGATATCCCTGGGCGGAGTAGTAGAGGAGGTCGTCGACGAAGGCGGGGTCGTCGTCTCGGAAGATCTCCCACCTCTTCCTGAGCCGCGGGTCCCGGAGGGCGAAAGCCAGGATCTCCTCCCGGTTATCGGCCACAAATCCGGAGAGGAGGTTCGGGAGGCTGTGGTCATTGCTGGAGACGAAGTAGACGGGGCGACCTCTGGCCCCCAGATCCCGAAAATGTTGGAGGAGCTCCTCCAGCCAGGAGGCTATGGGGACCCGGCCACCGCCGGGGAGGGCCGGGGCGAGCTCGAGGGTGATATCCTTGGGTCCTCTGGCGATGGCCGAGAGCTTCTCCCTCCATCCCTCCCCCCAGGTCTTCGTCATCATCTCCCAGTCCTCCCTCGATATCCTCAGCACCCGTCTCGCCTCCTCCCCTGAGCCGGGCTCGGGGCTCTTCGATATCCCCCTTCCTAGGTCGGAGCCGGCGAGCCGTGCGTGCATCTTGTTCCACTCCATCTGATAGCAGGTGAGGGCGGGGACGAGGTCGTCGAGGTCCGAAGGGCTGGATATGGCGGCGGCAAGGATCGATCGCCCGTCGAAGAGGGTCAGGCGGCGCCGGGAGAGGGCCCGGACATGCCGGCAGAGGGAGGGCTCGATCAGCCCCGAGGATCGGAGGGCCTCGTCGCCGTCCCCCATCACCACCCTATCGACCGCCGCCATGCAGTCGGGAAGCCTCCTCGCTGAGTAGAGGAAGGCGGAGGCGTCCACCTCGCCGGAGGGGGCCAGGTGGTGGAGGCTCGATCCCATCCTGGCATGCCCTTCCTCCAGGAGGCGGAGCCTGAGGGGCCCCCTCCTCAGGAGGTCGCGGTAAAGCCTGACGTGATCCTCGATCGGCCCGTCCTTCAATCTCATCCCCGACCGCACCCTTTCAATGAACGAACCGCTCCAGGTCTATCAGCAGGAGGAGGGAGAGGAGGGCCATAGCCCACATCGCCGGGGGCACCTGTCCCCTCTTGCCGCAGGCCGCCTTCAGGACTGTCCAGCTGAGGCACCCCCAGATTATCCCCTGGGTTATCGAGTAGGTGAGGGGCATCAGGAACATCGCCAGGAAGAAGGGGATGGCGTCGTCGAGCCTCTCCCACCGGACCCGGACGAGGGGCCTCAGCATGAAGACCCCCACCAGGACTAGGACCGGGGCCGTCGCCAGGGGCGGGACGAGGGCCAGGAGGGGGGATAGGAATAGGAACGGCAGGAAGAGGAGCCCCGCCACCACCGCCGAAAGGCCCGTCCTCCCCCCCTCCTGGACCCCGGCGGCGGACTCGACGTAGCAGGTGGCCGGGCTGGTCCCGAGGAAGGCGGAGGCGATCACCCCCAGGGCGTTCGCCTTCAGGCTTCTGCCGAGGTTTCTGGGGTCCCCCTCCTCGTCGATGAGGTTTCCCGCCTCGCAGACCCCGACGCAGGTGGCGAGGCTGTCGAAGAGGCAGGACGAGAGGAAGACGAAGATGATGGGCCAGAGGGCGATCCTCAGGGGACCCCAGAGGTCGAGCCGGAGGAGGAGGCTGAAGTCGGGGGAGGCCCACCATCCGCTCGCGATGGAGGGCGGGCCCATCCCCAGGGCCGCCTCCATCCCCCAGGCGAGGAGGGCGGTGGCTCCGATCCCCAGGATGAGGCTTCCCCGGACCCTCCTCACCATCAGGACGGCGGTGAAGATGAAGCCGGCGAGGAAGGTGAGGGTAGCGGCGTTGATCTTCCCCCAGCCCATTACCCCGCTCTCCAGGGGGAGGACGAACCCCGCGGACTGGAAGCCCAGGGATGCGATGAAGAGGCCGATCCCTCCGGCGAAGCCGTACCGGAGCATCGGAGGGACGGCCTCGAGGATCAGCTTCTTTCTGTCGAGGAGGGTCAGGAGGAGGAAGATCGCCCCGGCCCAGAAGACGCAGCCGAGGGCCGTCTCCCAGGGGACGGCCTCCACCTCCACCACGGTGTAGGCGAAGAGGTAGTTGATGCTCATCCCCGGAGCCACAACAATCGGGTTTTTGGCGTAGACCCCCATCAGGATGCTGGAGAAGGCGCTGACGACGACGGTGGCGGTCAGGACGGCGCCGTAGGGGAGCCCCGCCTCCGAGAGGACGGCGGGGTTCACGAGGATTATGTACATCGTCGCGAGGAAGGCGGTGGCCCCCGCCAGAGCCTCGGTCTTGATATCGGTCCCGTTGTTGTAGAGGTCGAAGATCCTGGAGATCCTCGTCGTCAAGTCCAGTTCCATCCCTCCCATCCATCTTTGCCGATCCGATCCGCGCCGATCCGATCCGCTTCTTCTAGTTCTCTTCCGTCCCCCGAAGTTAAGACGGTTTTGACCCGGGCCGATCCGGAGGAAAAGGATAAAGACCGGCCCTGACCTTCGTCCTCGAAGAAGAGCGGATCAAACCGGTGAACTCCCATGAATCTCGAAGAGCTGATCGCCGCGGCCCGCGGCGAGGTGGAGGTCGACCTCCTCCTGGAGGGGGCGGATCTGGTGAACACCCTCTCCGGCGAGGTCCATCGGGCCGACGTGGCGATCTTCCGAGGGATGGTGGTGGGGTTCGACCCCTCCAGCGCCCGCGAGACGATCGACCTATCCGGGAGGGTCCTGGCGCCGGGGTTCATCGACGGCCACGTCCACCTCGAGTCGGCGATGGTGACCGTCCCTGAGTACGCGAGGGCCGTCGTCCCCCGGGGGACGACCGCCATCGTCGCCGACCCCCATGAGATCGCGAACGTCCTGGGGGCCGAGGGGATCAGGTACATCATCGCCTCGGGGAGGTCGTCGCCCCTATCGGTCTACGTGATGCTCCCCTCCTGCGTCCCCGCAACCCACCTCGAAACCTCAGGCTCCAGCCTCGACGCCGGGGCCCTCTCGGAGCTGATCGACGAGGAGGGGGTCCTGGGGATCGGGGAGGTGATGAACTACCCGGGGGTGATCTTCCGGGACCCCTCAGTCCTGGCGAAGATCTGCCTCGCCGGGATGAGGCGCAAGGACGGCCACAGGCCAAGGATCGACGGCCACTCCCCCCTCCTCTCTGGGAGGGACCTGGCCGCCTACGTCGCCGTCGGGATCGGGTCGGACCACGAGTGCACCTCTTCCGAGGAGGCGAAAGAGAAGCTCCGGCTGGGGATGAGGATCATGATCCGGGAGGGGACGGCGGCAAAGAACCTCGACGACCTCCTGCCTCTGGTGACGGAGGCGAACGCCAGAAGGTTCCTCTTTGTCTCCGACGACCGCCACCCCTCCGATATCCTCCGGCAGGGGCACATCGACTCCATGGTGAGGAGGGCGGTGGGGGCAGGCCTCGACCCCGTCGTCGCGATCTCGATCGGAAGCCTCAACGCCGCCGAGTACTTCGGCCTCTCGGACCGGGGCGCCGTCGCCCCGGGACGGAGGGCTGACATCGTCGTCCTCGACGACCTGGATGGGTTGAACGTCCAGAAGGTCCTGAAGGGAGGGGCCGTCGTCGCAGAGGGCGGCCGCATGATCGTACCCCTCCCGAGGGCGCCGTCGCTCCGATCGTCATCGATGAAGCTCGCGGGGCTGGGTCCCGGATCCTTTGATATAAAGGCCGAGGGGGACCTGGTGAGGGCGATCGGGGTGATCCCGGACCAGATCATCACGAGGTCGCTTCTGGCCAGGCCGAAGGTTGAGGGGGGAAAGGTGGTCTGTGACCTCGACTCCGACCTACTCGAGATGGCCGTGGTGGAGAGGCACCGGGGGACGGGGAACGTCGGCCTCGGCCTCGTCTCCGGATTCGGCCTATTGAGGGGCGCCATCGCCACCTCCGTCGCCCACGACTCCCACAACATCGCCGCCGTCGGGGTGAGCTCGGAGGAGATCTTCGCTGCGGTCTCGGCGGTGGCAAAGATGGGGGGCGGCCTGGTCGTGGTGGACGGAGGAATCGTCGCCGCGTCCCTATCGCTCCCCATAGCCGGCCTCCTCTCGGACCGATCGATGGAGGAGGTGGCAGAGAAGATCGAGGAGGTGACGGGTGCCGCTAAGAGCCTCGGCTCCGCCCTGGACGACCCCTTCATGACCCTCTCCTTCCTATGCCTGCCCGTCATTCCGGAGCTGAAGCTGACGGACAGGGGGCTCGTCGACGTCACCAGGTTTGATTTCGTCCCCCTCTTCGTCGGCGATGGCGAGGAGGCCTGAGGGGTCGGATCTCGTGCCGGGGAGATCTTTGCTGGATCGGGGTGGCGGCGGAGTTCCGGGGCTGGGAAGATGAGCCCCAAGAAGAGGCCCCTCGACTCCAGCCCCGCTGGAATCTGGTTTCGCTGGAACAAGAGGAACAGCTACAGCATCGCCGCCCTTCTTCCCCTGGTGGAGGGAGCGGGGCTCGCCGACGGTCCCCGGGACGGGATCATGCTCTACAGCTTCGCCACCGCCCAAGCCGAGGAGGTCTATCGGGAGGTCGCCGGCTCAAAGGTCAAGGCGGTCTATGTCGCCGGAGGGCCTCACCCCTCGGCGAGGCCGGAGGAGGCGCTCCGCCACTTCGACTACGTCGTCATCGGGGAGGGGGAGGAGACGCTTCCGGAGCTCCTAGGCGTCATCAGGGGTGGGGGCGACCCCGAGGGCGTCCGCGGCATCGCCTATCGGCGGGAGGGGGCGGTCAGGATCACGCATCCGCGTGAGCATGTCGACCTCGACCTCTACCCACCTTTCAAGCCGCCGATCTTCTCCCCCCTGGAGATCAGCCGCGGATGCCCCTGGGGGTGTGCCTACTGCCAGACCCCCTGCCTCTTCGGGCGGAGGATGCGCCACCGGTCGATCCCAGTGATCCTGAGGTACGCCCGGTGCTACTCGGACCTCCGGTTCACCTCGCCGAACGCCCTCGCCTACGGCTCCGACGGAGTCCACCCCCGGATCGATAAGGTAGAGCGGCTCCTTGCGGCCCTGTCGGATCTGGGAAAGCCGATCTACTTCGGGACCTTCCCCTCCGAGGTGAGGCCTGACTTCGTGACGGAGGAGGCGGTGGAGCTTTTGGCGAGGCACTGCACCAACCGGACCATCAGCATCGGGGGGCAGTCCGGAAGCGATAGGATCTTG
The sequence above is drawn from the Methanothrix harundinacea 6Ac genome and encodes:
- a CDS encoding TIGR04013 family B12-binding domain/radical SAM domain-containing protein, with translation MSPKKRPLDSSPAGIWFRWNKRNSYSIAALLPLVEGAGLADGPRDGIMLYSFATAQAEEVYREVAGSKVKAVYVAGGPHPSARPEEALRHFDYVVIGEGEETLPELLGVIRGGGDPEGVRGIAYRREGAVRITHPREHVDLDLYPPFKPPIFSPLEISRGCPWGCAYCQTPCLFGRRMRHRSIPVILRYARCYSDLRFTSPNALAYGSDGVHPRIDKVERLLAALSDLGKPIYFGTFPSEVRPDFVTEEAVELLARHCTNRTISIGGQSGSDRILKMVGRGHDVEAVRRACDLSLAAGLVPNVDLIVGLPGETAEDQALTLDLAREVVGGGGRVRAHHFTPLPGTPLEGREPAPLAAEVEKAMGELALRGVATGRWDAAGQR
- a CDS encoding NCS2 family permease; this translates as MGGMELDLTTRISRIFDLYNNGTDIKTEALAGATAFLATMYIILVNPAVLSEAGLPYGAVLTATVVVSAFSSILMGVYAKNPIVVAPGMSINYLFAYTVVEVEAVPWETALGCVFWAGAIFLLLTLLDRKKLILEAVPPMLRYGFAGGIGLFIASLGFQSAGFVLPLESGVMGWGKINAATLTFLAGFIFTAVLMVRRVRGSLILGIGATALLAWGMEAALGMGPPSIASGWWASPDFSLLLRLDLWGPLRIALWPIIFVFLSSCLFDSLATCVGVCEAGNLIDEEGDPRNLGRSLKANALGVIASAFLGTSPATCYVESAAGVQEGGRTGLSAVVAGLLFLPFLFLSPLLALVPPLATAPVLVLVGVFMLRPLVRVRWERLDDAIPFFLAMFLMPLTYSITQGIIWGCLSWTVLKAACGKRGQVPPAMWAMALLSLLLLIDLERFVH
- a CDS encoding DUF6909 family protein translates to MRLKDGPIEDHVRLYRDLLRRGPLRLRLLEEGHARMGSSLHHLAPSGEVDASAFLYSARRLPDCMAAVDRVVMGDGDEALRSSGLIEPSLCRHVRALSRRRLTLFDGRSILAAAISSPSDLDDLVPALTCYQMEWNKMHARLAGSDLGRGISKSPEPGSGEEARRVLRISREDWEMMTKTWGEGWREKLSAIARGPKDITLELAPALPGGGRVPIASWLEELLQHFRDLGARGRPVYFVSSNDHSLPNLLSGFVADNREEILAFALRDPRLRKRWEIFRDDDPAFVDDLLYYSAQGYLRSGGRLSAALRSAEEGVGIRRYERSRFFDLRAQIVEIGRLDPDRIDGRLPVRGASTLAESRALILNVDYPLGLAAHRLLSEVILALPDLRGVYVMGKAATMYGRLGDVMIPTAVWDVHSGRLFQFENCFTLTEVRGHLREAAVFDDQKAVTVRGTFLHNREMMEEFKREDYNSIEMEAGPYLSALRERMPGKVGGGEISGRPGGGNLDLGILHYASDTPYSQRASLLSKSLGYEGIEATYACALAILERILGAEADRLRRR
- the ade gene encoding adenine deaminase; this translates as MNLEELIAAARGEVEVDLLLEGADLVNTLSGEVHRADVAIFRGMVVGFDPSSARETIDLSGRVLAPGFIDGHVHLESAMVTVPEYARAVVPRGTTAIVADPHEIANVLGAEGIRYIIASGRSSPLSVYVMLPSCVPATHLETSGSSLDAGALSELIDEEGVLGIGEVMNYPGVIFRDPSVLAKICLAGMRRKDGHRPRIDGHSPLLSGRDLAAYVAVGIGSDHECTSSEEAKEKLRLGMRIMIREGTAAKNLDDLLPLVTEANARRFLFVSDDRHPSDILRQGHIDSMVRRAVGAGLDPVVAISIGSLNAAEYFGLSDRGAVAPGRRADIVVLDDLDGLNVQKVLKGGAVVAEGGRMIVPLPRAPSLRSSSMKLAGLGPGSFDIKAEGDLVRAIGVIPDQIITRSLLARPKVEGGKVVCDLDSDLLEMAVVERHRGTGNVGLGLVSGFGLLRGAIATSVAHDSHNIAAVGVSSEEIFAAVSAVAKMGGGLVVVDGGIVAASLSLPIAGLLSDRSMEEVAEKIEEVTGAAKSLGSALDDPFMTLSFLCLPVIPELKLTDRGLVDVTRFDFVPLFVGDGEEA
- a CDS encoding TRAP transporter substrate-binding protein, translating into MRMRSLRLPSAILLACLFVAGGIGTINPSDLPEDGGRMSINFSTWHLHDSLEVQTVWLPVLQALEERSGGRISCNLFDVGALGSGPDHYEIVASGRSDMGYATLTWTPGRFPLSDVLSLPATIEGKETATEIGRAVYGRALRGEFAGVKVLEVNPCVNSHLWTNEPVETIEDVAGLRIRTPGGLQTRCIEALGAVPVFIPLDAVRVAMENGTIDGIVTCPSMIQPFGLDGVARHCTLVTFGCVGEGLFMNQDAWERTPEDLKGIIEEVCENPYRTTGGMTKGTYDSIIAELNESGVVFTSLPPEEEARWHAAFSNVTREWVAELEAEGLPAREAVEIFNEECEKRGVVCVAFPPEWR